One genomic region from Camelus bactrianus isolate YW-2024 breed Bactrian camel chromosome 3, ASM4877302v1, whole genome shotgun sequence encodes:
- the HSPB3 gene encoding heat shock protein beta-3 codes for MAKVILRHLVETPVRYEEQFEARGLEDCRLDHALYALPGPTTVDLGKAGAAPAPPVDSAAEMPPQRGESRFQILLDVVQFLPEDIIIQTFEGWLLIKAQHGTRMDEHGFISRSFTRQYKLPDGIETKDLSAILCHDGILVVEVKDPAGTQ; via the coding sequence ATGGCAAAAGTCATCTTGAGGCACCTCGTAGAGACTCCAGTGCGATATGAGGAGCAGTTTGAAGCTCGAGGTTTGGAAGACTGCAGGCTGGATCACGCTTTATATGCACTGCCCGGGCCAACCACCGTGGACCTGGGGAAGGCCGGGGCGGCCCCGGCTCCCCCCGTGGACTCCGCCGCAGAGATGCCGCCGCAGAGAGGCGAATCCCGCTTCCAGATCCTGCTGGACGTGGTCCAGTTCCTCCCCGAAGATATCATCATTCAGACCTTCGAAGGCTGGCTGCTGATCAAGGCTCAACATGGAACCAGAATGGACGAGCATGGCTTTATCTCGAGAAGCTTCACCCGGCAGTATAAACTGCCCGACGGCATCGAAACCAAAGATTTGTCTGCCATCCTCTGTCACGACGGGATTCTGGTGGTGGAAGTCAAGGATCCAGCTGGGACCCAGTGA